A stretch of the Streptomyces sp. NBC_01428 genome encodes the following:
- the proC gene encoding pyrroline-5-carboxylate reductase — MVQKVAVLGTGKIGEALLSGMIRAGWAPTDLLVTTRRPERAKELQERHGVTPVTNAEAAKTADTLILTVKPQDMGTLLDELAPHIPADRLIISGAAGIPTSFFEERLAAGTPVVRVMTNTPALVDEAMSVISAGSHATPEHVAYAEEIFGAVGKTLLVPESQQDACTALSGSGPAYFFYLVEAMTDAGILLGLPRDKAHELIVQSAIGAAVMLRDSGEHPVKLRENVTSPAGTTINAIRELENHGVRAALIAALEAARDRSRELASGNS, encoded by the coding sequence ATGGTCCAGAAAGTCGCAGTCCTCGGCACCGGCAAGATCGGCGAAGCCCTGCTCAGCGGAATGATCCGAGCGGGCTGGGCCCCCACCGACCTCCTGGTCACCACCCGCCGCCCGGAGCGGGCGAAGGAACTCCAGGAGCGCCACGGCGTCACCCCGGTCACCAACGCGGAAGCGGCCAAGACCGCCGACACCCTGATCCTGACCGTCAAACCGCAGGACATGGGCACCCTTCTGGACGAGCTCGCGCCGCACATCCCCGCCGACCGCCTGATCATCAGCGGCGCGGCCGGTATCCCCACCTCGTTCTTCGAGGAGCGCCTGGCCGCCGGGACACCCGTCGTCCGCGTCATGACGAACACCCCCGCCCTTGTCGACGAGGCCATGTCCGTCATCTCCGCCGGCAGCCACGCCACGCCCGAGCACGTGGCCTACGCCGAGGAGATCTTCGGAGCCGTCGGCAAGACGCTCCTCGTCCCCGAGTCGCAGCAGGACGCCTGCACGGCCCTGTCCGGCTCCGGACCGGCGTACTTCTTCTACCTCGTCGAGGCCATGACGGACGCGGGCATCCTGCTCGGCCTGCCCCGCGACAAGGCCCACGAACTGATCGTCCAGTCCGCGATCGGCGCCGCCGTGATGCTCCGCGACAGCGGGGAGCACCCGGTCAAGCTCCGGGAGAACGTCACGTCCCCCGCGGGCACCACGATCAACGCGATCCGCGAACTCGAGAACCACGGCGTCCGCGCCGCCCTCATCGCCGCCCTCGAAGCGGCCCGCGAC
- a CDS encoding ABC transporter permease, whose amino-acid sequence MSPAQPTAATTPETPDASPHEPAQGPRAASRPSALTVSRTTATASRVLRQLRHDPRTIALMILVPCVMLFLLRYVFDGSPRTFDSIGASLLGIFPLITMFLVTSIATLRERTSGTLERLLALPLGKGDLIAGYALAFGTVAVVQSALATGLAVWVLGLDVTGSPWLLLLVALLDALLGTALGLFVSAFAASEFQAVQFMPAVIFPQLLLCGLFTPRSAMHPALEAVSDVLPMSYAVDGMNEVLKHTDTTATFVRDILIVAGSALLVLFLGAATLRRRTS is encoded by the coding sequence ATGAGCCCCGCCCAGCCGACCGCGGCCACGACCCCCGAGACCCCCGACGCCTCCCCGCACGAGCCCGCCCAGGGCCCGCGCGCCGCCTCCCGCCCGAGCGCGCTCACCGTCTCCCGCACCACCGCCACCGCGAGCCGCGTCCTGCGCCAGCTCCGGCACGACCCGCGCACCATCGCGCTGATGATCCTGGTCCCCTGCGTGATGCTGTTCCTGCTCCGCTACGTGTTCGACGGCAGCCCCCGGACCTTCGACTCCATCGGCGCGTCCCTGCTCGGGATCTTCCCGCTGATCACGATGTTCCTGGTGACCTCCATCGCGACCCTGCGCGAACGCACCTCCGGCACGCTCGAACGCCTCCTCGCCCTGCCCCTCGGCAAGGGCGACCTGATCGCGGGCTACGCCCTCGCCTTCGGCACGGTCGCCGTCGTCCAGTCGGCCCTGGCCACCGGCCTCGCCGTCTGGGTCCTCGGCCTCGACGTCACCGGCTCGCCCTGGCTGCTCCTGCTCGTCGCCCTGCTCGACGCCCTCCTCGGAACCGCCCTCGGCCTCTTCGTCTCGGCGTTCGCCGCCTCCGAGTTCCAGGCCGTCCAGTTCATGCCGGCCGTGATCTTCCCCCAGCTCCTCCTCTGCGGCCTGTTCACCCCGCGCTCCGCCATGCACCCCGCCCTGGAGGCCGTCTCCGACGTGCTCCCGATGTCGTACGCGGTCGACGGCATGAACGAGGTCCTCAAGCACACCGACACGACCGCGACCTTCGTACGCGACATCCTGATCGTCGCCGGCAGCGCCCTGCTGGTCCTCTTCCTCGGCGCGGCCACCCTCCGCCGCCGTACGTCCTAG
- a CDS encoding ABC transporter ATP-binding protein translates to MSSPQPAVRAEGLTVLRGPRTVLRGLDFTVPRGRITGLLGPSGCGKSTLMRATVGTQAKVTGTLEVLGSPAGDPTLRSRIGYVTQAPSVYDDLTVRQNLDYFAAILDPGRAAAERRHTDVTRAITDVDLTSHADALAGTLSGGQRNRVSLAVALLGAPELLVLDEPTVGLDPVLRRELWSLFHGIAEERDATLLVSSHVMDEAERCHRLLLMREGEILADDTPDALRERTGSDTVEAAFLTLVDEAAATDPREETAR, encoded by the coding sequence GTGTCCTCACCCCAGCCCGCCGTCCGCGCCGAAGGCCTCACCGTTCTGCGCGGCCCCCGTACCGTCCTGCGCGGCCTCGACTTCACGGTTCCGCGCGGCCGGATCACCGGGCTGCTCGGCCCCTCCGGCTGCGGCAAGTCGACCCTGATGCGCGCGACCGTCGGCACCCAGGCCAAGGTCACCGGGACGCTCGAAGTGCTCGGCAGCCCCGCCGGCGACCCCACGCTCCGCTCCCGCATCGGCTACGTGACCCAGGCCCCGTCCGTCTACGACGACCTGACCGTCCGCCAGAACCTCGACTACTTCGCCGCGATCCTCGATCCCGGCCGGGCCGCCGCCGAACGCCGGCACACCGACGTCACCCGCGCCATCACCGACGTCGACCTCACCTCGCACGCCGACGCCCTGGCCGGCACCCTCTCCGGCGGCCAGCGCAACCGCGTCTCCCTCGCCGTCGCCCTGCTCGGCGCCCCCGAACTCCTCGTGCTCGACGAACCCACCGTCGGACTCGACCCGGTCCTGCGCCGCGAACTGTGGAGCCTTTTCCACGGCATCGCCGAAGAACGCGACGCCACCCTCCTCGTCTCCTCCCACGTGATGGACGAGGCCGAGCGCTGCCACCGGCTCCTGCTCATGCGCGAGGGAGAGATCCTCGCCGACGACACCCCGGACGCGCTGCGCGAGAGGACCGGGTCCGACACCGTCGAGGCCGCCTTCCTCACCCTCGTCGACGAGGCCGCCGCCACCGACCCCCGCGAGGAGACCGCCCGATGA
- a CDS encoding class I SAM-dependent methyltransferase, with protein sequence MTASSSPSAPEPAPHATRAHSFNAAAAQYAANRPSYPPTLFDAVEELAGRTLAGAKVADVGAGTGISTVLLHDRGADVLAVEPGPGMAAEFRRVHPRLPIVRGSGDALPLADASVDFLTYAQSWHWTDPDRSVPEALRVLRPGGALALWWNTEALDVPWIEAAARRMERFFGIDPVVEKNGSGARAAHSLSADPGGRLSFDRRRVRWSRRVPLDTHLANIGSHSAFLVLGEEATAAFFAEEREHLLLTFPDEIVEETYVVELLVATHS encoded by the coding sequence ATGACGGCTTCCTCCTCTCCTTCCGCCCCCGAGCCCGCCCCGCACGCCACCCGAGCGCACTCCTTCAACGCGGCGGCGGCCCAGTACGCGGCGAACCGTCCCTCGTACCCGCCCACCCTCTTCGACGCCGTCGAGGAGCTCGCGGGCCGGACCCTGGCCGGTGCCAAGGTCGCCGACGTCGGTGCGGGGACCGGTATCTCGACCGTCCTCCTGCACGACCGCGGCGCCGACGTCCTCGCCGTGGAACCGGGCCCGGGCATGGCAGCGGAGTTCCGCCGCGTCCACCCTCGCCTCCCGATCGTGCGGGGCAGCGGCGACGCCCTCCCCCTCGCGGACGCCTCCGTGGACTTCCTGACGTACGCCCAGTCCTGGCACTGGACCGACCCGGACCGTTCCGTGCCGGAGGCGCTGCGGGTACTGCGGCCCGGCGGTGCACTGGCCCTGTGGTGGAACACCGAGGCGCTCGACGTGCCGTGGATCGAGGCGGCCGCCCGGCGTATGGAGCGCTTCTTCGGCATCGACCCGGTGGTCGAGAAGAACGGCAGCGGCGCCCGTGCTGCCCACTCCCTCAGCGCCGACCCCGGTGGCCGCCTGTCCTTCGACCGGAGGCGGGTCCGCTGGAGCCGCCGCGTCCCGCTCGACACGCACCTCGCCAACATCGGCAGCCACTCGGCGTTTCTCGTCCTGGGCGAGGAGGCCACCGCGGCGTTCTTCGCGGAGGAGCGCGAGCACCTCCTCCTGACGTTCCCCGACGAGATCGTCGAGGAGACCTACGTCGTGGAACTCCTGGTCGCGACCCACTCGTAG
- a CDS encoding EamA/RhaT family transporter: protein MSDKTTTPGTATGTPAGPLPEPLRFFGTTWLEHDGGYAGRRAGVAVGSLAAAVAACFVLRFAYQGLAIADVGTPVTVMVVVMFAVCSALAFRHTWDSFAKRPDPDRQASLRGLLAIGFVGSLLAYCFRALTEAPGERLNREEYEAAKEQYARRTTRRTGNPSKAKKSRKA, encoded by the coding sequence GTGAGCGACAAGACGACGACCCCCGGAACCGCGACCGGCACCCCCGCGGGGCCCCTGCCCGAGCCCCTGCGTTTCTTCGGGACGACATGGCTGGAGCATGACGGCGGCTACGCCGGCCGACGCGCCGGTGTGGCCGTCGGCTCCCTCGCCGCGGCCGTGGCCGCCTGCTTCGTGCTCCGCTTCGCCTACCAGGGTCTGGCCATCGCCGACGTCGGCACGCCCGTGACGGTGATGGTCGTCGTGATGTTCGCGGTGTGCAGCGCCCTCGCGTTCCGCCACACCTGGGACTCGTTCGCCAAGCGCCCCGACCCCGACCGCCAGGCATCCCTCCGGGGGCTCCTCGCCATCGGCTTCGTCGGCTCGCTGCTCGCGTACTGCTTCCGCGCCCTCACCGAGGCCCCCGGCGAGCGGCTGAACCGCGAGGAGTACGAGGCGGCGAAGGAGCAGTACGCCCGCCGGACCACCCGCCGCACCGGCAACCCGTCGAAGGCGAAGAAGAGCCGCAAGGCCTGA
- a CDS encoding peptidase, which translates to MATEDLALTDSTEAAEAEPLTAQALRTYPLAPGHTVNVRSGPGTHFSIVRTLSAGSRIPIYCQCPGESVTGPYGVSKIWDNISNGQFVSDAYVQTGSDGYVAPKCS; encoded by the coding sequence ATGGCCACGGAAGACCTTGCTCTCACAGACTCGACCGAAGCGGCGGAAGCCGAGCCGCTGACCGCCCAGGCGCTCCGCACCTACCCCCTCGCACCGGGTCACACCGTCAACGTCAGAAGCGGCCCGGGCACCCACTTCAGCATCGTCCGCACCCTGTCGGCGGGTTCGCGTATCCCGATCTACTGCCAGTGCCCGGGTGAGTCCGTCACCGGTCCCTACGGCGTGAGCAAGATCTGGGACAACATCTCCAACGGCCAGTTCGTGTCGGACGCGTACGTACAGACGGGCAGCGACGGCTATGTCGCCCCGAAGTGCTCCTGA
- a CDS encoding serine/threonine-protein kinase, producing the protein MPPQRSTGTDPEAEQPRYAGQYLLEAELGSGGMGIVHLARSASGLRLAVKVVHAALAQDPEFRGRFRQEVTAARRVSGAFTAPVVDADPEAENPWMATLFIPGPTLAEHVKRNGALSSARLRHLMAGLAEALRDIHRAGVVHRDLKPSNVLLADDGPKVIDFGISRPADSELRTETGKLIGTPPFMAPEQFRKPRHVGPAADVFALGSLIVHAATGSGPFDSDSPYLVAYQVVHDEPDLTGVPDDLVGLVARCLAKEPEDRPTPDELMTALRSVSASYDTRAFIPEQRTGNGESEKPAFAVRSAVPERPEGSEDPTHTAGRRGPGRRWRLPAAVAVAVAALTVGGLGFLGLHGHPHDPAAKEETAATPRNAFRPWELDLGAAGTKAKGQPQCTDAPKALFCVRPGVLAAGIDPDDGKVLWSRSDPGEASAYATSAPVLSGGLLLVGSSNGQRLTALDPATGSTRWSRDVSRYSGGVAHVGGVVLLSGSDSRVTALDAATGEEKWRHAIPGLAVPQFHTYGDGTAYAVAPSSGAGTRVTAVDPETGDVKWQRRVEGTLDLVAARDGAVWFTSATVDQYTNAVLRYDVATRTLRRTVLRIPQAQAQTVLRGDVAYLLGSDGSLVAVDTRTSKQLWRVETSVSKASAPVVSGHRLYLSAVDGRLIAVDTDRGALLGQTRARLGDQRGSRVGLLPAPLPARDKIYATSPDGFLFAVDARDPSGW; encoded by the coding sequence ATGCCGCCACAGCGCAGCACCGGTACGGACCCGGAAGCGGAACAACCGCGCTATGCCGGGCAGTACCTGCTGGAGGCGGAACTCGGTTCCGGTGGCATGGGCATCGTGCATCTGGCGCGCTCCGCCTCCGGGTTGAGGCTCGCCGTCAAGGTCGTCCACGCCGCGCTCGCCCAGGACCCCGAGTTCCGGGGGCGGTTCCGCCAGGAGGTCACGGCCGCCCGCCGGGTCAGCGGTGCCTTCACCGCGCCCGTGGTCGACGCCGATCCCGAGGCCGAGAACCCGTGGATGGCAACGCTGTTCATCCCGGGGCCGACCCTTGCCGAGCACGTGAAGCGGAACGGCGCGCTGTCGTCGGCACGGCTGCGCCATCTGATGGCCGGACTCGCCGAGGCGCTGCGGGACATCCATCGTGCCGGAGTCGTCCACCGCGACCTCAAGCCGAGCAACGTCCTGCTGGCCGACGACGGTCCGAAAGTCATCGATTTCGGTATCTCCCGCCCGGCGGACAGTGAACTTCGCACAGAGACAGGCAAGTTGATCGGTACGCCGCCGTTCATGGCGCCGGAGCAGTTCCGCAAGCCGCGGCATGTGGGGCCGGCCGCCGACGTGTTCGCCCTCGGTTCGCTGATCGTGCACGCCGCCACCGGGAGCGGGCCCTTCGATTCGGACAGTCCCTATCTGGTCGCGTATCAGGTCGTGCACGACGAGCCGGACTTGACAGGCGTCCCGGACGATCTGGTCGGTCTGGTAGCGCGCTGCCTCGCCAAGGAGCCGGAGGACCGGCCCACGCCGGACGAGCTGATGACGGCGCTGCGCTCGGTCTCCGCGTCGTACGACACCCGGGCGTTCATACCCGAACAGCGCACCGGGAACGGGGAGTCGGAGAAGCCCGCGTTCGCGGTCCGGAGTGCGGTGCCCGAGCGTCCTGAGGGTTCCGAGGACCCGACCCACACGGCCGGGCGGAGGGGGCCCGGCAGGCGGTGGCGTCTGCCCGCGGCCGTCGCGGTCGCCGTCGCGGCCCTGACCGTCGGCGGCCTCGGCTTCCTCGGCCTTCATGGACACCCGCACGACCCTGCCGCGAAGGAGGAGACGGCGGCGACACCGCGGAACGCCTTCCGGCCGTGGGAGCTCGATCTCGGCGCCGCCGGCACGAAAGCCAAGGGACAGCCGCAGTGCACGGACGCGCCGAAGGCGCTGTTCTGCGTCCGGCCCGGTGTCCTGGCCGCCGGGATCGATCCGGACGACGGCAAGGTCCTGTGGTCCCGCAGCGACCCGGGGGAGGCGAGCGCCTACGCCACTTCGGCTCCGGTCCTCTCCGGCGGACTCCTGCTGGTCGGCAGCAGCAACGGGCAGCGCCTGACCGCGCTGGATCCCGCGACCGGCTCGACGCGCTGGAGTCGCGATGTCTCGCGCTACTCCGGCGGTGTGGCCCACGTCGGCGGCGTCGTCCTGCTCAGCGGCTCCGACTCCCGGGTCACCGCCCTGGACGCCGCCACCGGCGAGGAGAAGTGGCGCCACGCGATCCCGGGTCTGGCCGTGCCGCAGTTCCACACGTACGGGGACGGGACCGCCTATGCGGTGGCACCGTCCTCCGGGGCGGGGACCCGGGTGACCGCGGTGGACCCGGAGACCGGCGACGTGAAGTGGCAGCGCCGGGTGGAGGGGACGCTGGACCTGGTGGCCGCCCGGGACGGCGCCGTCTGGTTCACCTCGGCCACCGTCGACCAGTACACGAACGCCGTCCTGCGCTACGACGTGGCGACGCGGACGCTCCGCCGCACCGTGCTGCGCATCCCACAGGCGCAGGCCCAGACGGTGCTCCGGGGAGACGTGGCCTACCTGTTGGGGAGCGACGGTTCGCTGGTCGCCGTGGACACCCGGACCTCGAAGCAGCTGTGGCGGGTGGAGACGTCCGTCAGCAAGGCGTCGGCGCCGGTCGTGTCGGGCCATCGCCTCTACCTCAGCGCGGTGGACGGGCGTCTCATCGCGGTCGACACCGATCGGGGCGCCCTGCTCGGACAGACCCGGGCCCGCCTGGGTGACCAGCGGGGCTCACGCGTCGGACTGCTCCCCGCCCCCCTCCCCGCCCGCGACAAGATCTACGCCACCTCGCCCGACGGCTTCCTCTTCGCGGTCGACGCGCGGGATCCCTCGGGGTGGTGA
- the ilvD gene encoding dihydroxy-acid dehydratase, which translates to MPDLRSRTVTHGRNMAGARALMRASGVPGADIGRKPIIAVANSFTEFVPGHTHLQPVGRIVSEAITAAGGIAREFNTIAVDDGIAMGHGGMLYSLPSRDLIADSVEYMVEAHCADALICISNCDKITPGMLMAALRLNIPTVFVSGGPMESGRATLVDGTVRTLDLVDAISDAVNDKISDEDILRIEENACPTCGSCSGMFTANSMNCLTEAIGLSLPGNGSVLATHTARKGLYEDAARTVVDITRRYYDQDDESVLPRNVATHAAFENAMALDIAMGGSTNTILHLLAAAQEAGVPFGLDEINDVSRRVPCLAKVAPNVAKDRTYYMEDVHRAGGIPALLGELHRAGLLNEDVHSVHSPSLSDWLKTWDVRAGSPSPEAIELWHAAPGCVRSSEAFSQSERWEALDQDAENGCIRSAEHAYSQDGGLAVLKGNLAVDGCVVKTAGVDESIWTFEGPAVVCESQEEAVDKILKKEITHGDVVVIRYEGPKGGPGMQEMLYPTSFLKGRGLGKTCALITDGRFSGGTSGLSIGHASPEAASGGTIAVVRDGDRIRIDIPNRSIELLVSEEELAARHEALNGTYAPVNRERKVSAALRAYAAMATSADKGAVRDVSKLG; encoded by the coding sequence ATGCCCGATCTGAGGTCCCGCACAGTCACCCACGGCCGCAACATGGCGGGCGCACGTGCCCTGATGCGCGCCTCCGGTGTACCGGGCGCGGACATCGGACGGAAGCCGATCATCGCGGTCGCCAACTCCTTCACGGAGTTCGTGCCGGGCCACACCCACCTCCAGCCCGTCGGCCGGATCGTGAGCGAGGCCATCACGGCGGCCGGCGGCATCGCCCGCGAGTTCAACACCATCGCCGTCGACGACGGCATCGCGATGGGCCACGGCGGCATGCTGTACTCGCTGCCCTCCCGCGACCTGATCGCCGACTCGGTGGAGTACATGGTCGAGGCGCACTGCGCCGACGCCCTGATCTGCATCTCGAACTGCGACAAGATCACCCCGGGCATGCTGATGGCGGCCCTGCGCCTGAACATCCCGACGGTCTTCGTCTCCGGCGGTCCCATGGAGTCCGGCCGGGCCACCCTGGTCGACGGCACGGTGCGCACGCTCGACCTGGTCGACGCGATCTCCGACGCCGTGAACGACAAGATCTCGGACGAGGACATCCTCCGTATCGAGGAGAACGCCTGTCCGACCTGCGGTTCCTGTTCGGGCATGTTCACCGCCAACTCGATGAACTGCCTGACCGAGGCCATCGGCCTGAGCCTGCCGGGCAACGGCTCGGTCCTCGCCACGCACACCGCCCGCAAGGGCCTGTACGAGGACGCGGCCCGCACGGTCGTCGACATCACGCGCCGCTACTACGACCAGGACGACGAGTCGGTCCTGCCGCGCAACGTCGCCACCCACGCCGCCTTCGAGAACGCCATGGCGCTCGACATCGCGATGGGCGGCTCCACCAACACGATCCTGCACCTGCTGGCCGCCGCCCAGGAGGCCGGCGTCCCGTTCGGTCTGGACGAGATCAACGACGTCTCGCGCCGGGTGCCGTGCCTCGCCAAGGTCGCCCCGAACGTCGCGAAGGACCGCACGTACTACATGGAGGACGTGCACCGCGCCGGCGGCATCCCCGCCCTCCTCGGCGAGCTGCACCGCGCGGGCCTGCTGAACGAGGACGTCCACTCGGTGCACAGCCCGTCGCTCTCCGACTGGCTGAAGACCTGGGACGTGCGCGCCGGCTCCCCGTCCCCCGAGGCGATCGAGCTGTGGCACGCGGCCCCCGGCTGCGTCCGCTCCTCCGAGGCCTTCTCCCAGTCCGAGCGCTGGGAGGCGCTCGACCAGGACGCCGAGAACGGCTGCATCCGCTCCGCCGAGCACGCCTACTCCCAGGACGGCGGCCTCGCGGTCCTCAAGGGCAACCTGGCGGTCGACGGCTGCGTCGTGAAGACGGCCGGTGTCGACGAGTCCATCTGGACGTTCGAGGGTCCGGCCGTCGTCTGCGAGTCGCAGGAGGAGGCCGTCGACAAGATCCTCAAGAAGGAGATCACGCACGGCGACGTCGTGGTCATCCGCTACGAGGGTCCCAAGGGCGGCCCGGGTATGCAGGAGATGCTGTACCCGACCTCGTTCCTCAAGGGCCGCGGCCTCGGCAAGACCTGCGCCCTGATCACCGACGGCCGCTTCTCCGGCGGCACTTCGGGCCTGTCCATCGGACACGCCTCCCCGGAGGCCGCGTCCGGCGGCACGATCGCCGTCGTCCGTGACGGCGACCGCATCCGCATCGACATCCCGAACCGCTCGATCGAACTCCTCGTCTCCGAAGAGGAGTTGGCCGCCCGCCACGAGGCCCTGAACGGCACCTACGCCCCCGTGAACCGCGAGCGCAAGGTGTCCGCCGCACTGCGTGCCTACGCCGCGATGGCGACGAGCGCGGACAAGGGCGCGGTCCGGGACGTCTCGAAGCTGGGCTGA
- a CDS encoding TetR/AcrR family transcriptional regulator produces MTDAAPRRGRGRPSRTQTEAGPATRDRILDAAREEFSERGYEKTSVRGIAKAAGVDSALVHHYFGTKEQVFEAAVEGAMAPALGAPDMIVEGPLDDVGERLTRFFFGVWENPTSRTPLLAIVRSAVNNDTAAAVFRRLVAAQLLRRIAARLDTPDAELRAELAAAQLVGVAMLRYVIKVEPLASADVERIVAGVAPVVQGHLTNP; encoded by the coding sequence GTGACGGACGCAGCCCCCCGCCGCGGCCGGGGACGCCCCAGCCGTACGCAGACGGAGGCGGGCCCGGCCACCCGCGACCGCATCCTCGACGCGGCCCGCGAGGAGTTCTCCGAGCGCGGGTACGAGAAGACGTCGGTCCGCGGCATCGCCAAGGCCGCCGGTGTGGACTCCGCGCTCGTCCACCACTACTTCGGCACCAAGGAACAGGTCTTCGAGGCAGCCGTCGAGGGAGCCATGGCCCCCGCGCTCGGCGCCCCCGACATGATCGTGGAGGGCCCGCTCGACGACGTGGGCGAACGCCTGACCCGCTTCTTCTTCGGCGTCTGGGAGAACCCCACGAGCCGCACCCCGCTGCTCGCGATCGTCCGCTCCGCGGTGAACAACGACACCGCGGCCGCCGTCTTCCGCCGGCTGGTCGCCGCACAGCTGCTGCGCCGGATCGCGGCCCGGCTCGACACCCCCGACGCGGAACTGCGCGCCGAGCTGGCGGCGGCCCAGCTGGTCGGGGTCGCGATGCTCCGCTACGTGATCAAGGTCGAGCCGCTGGCGTCCGCGGACGTCGAGCGCATCGTGGCGGGCGTGGCTCCCGTGGTCCAGGGACACCTGACGAACCCATGA
- a CDS encoding sugar phosphate isomerase/epimerase family protein — protein MAEPVVRIPDAKVALSTASVYPESTATAFEIAARLGYDGVEVMVWTDPVSQDIDALRRLSDHHRMPILAVHAPCLLITQRVWSTDPWTKLQRAKAAAEKLGASTVVVHPPFRWQRQYARDFVTGIWRMADETDVRFAVENMYPWRYRDREMLAYAPDWDVTKDDYRHFTIDLSHTATARTDALDMIGRMGDRLGHVHLADGNGSGKDEHLVPGRGTQPCAELLDHLAQSAFDGHVVIEVNTRRAMSSAEREADLAEALAFTRLHLASAVKVPRR, from the coding sequence GTGGCAGAACCAGTCGTGCGGATCCCGGATGCGAAGGTCGCGCTGTCCACGGCGTCCGTGTACCCGGAGTCGACGGCGACGGCCTTCGAGATCGCCGCGCGCCTCGGCTACGACGGTGTCGAGGTCATGGTGTGGACCGACCCGGTCAGCCAGGACATCGACGCCCTGCGCCGGCTCAGCGACCACCACCGGATGCCGATCCTCGCCGTCCACGCCCCGTGTCTCCTGATCACGCAGCGCGTGTGGTCCACCGACCCGTGGACCAAGCTCCAGCGCGCGAAGGCCGCCGCCGAGAAGCTCGGCGCGAGCACCGTCGTCGTGCACCCCCCGTTCCGCTGGCAGCGCCAGTACGCCCGCGACTTCGTCACCGGAATCTGGCGGATGGCCGACGAGACGGACGTCCGGTTCGCCGTCGAGAACATGTACCCGTGGCGGTACCGCGACCGCGAGATGCTCGCGTACGCCCCCGACTGGGACGTGACGAAGGACGACTACCGGCACTTCACGATCGACCTCAGCCACACCGCGACCGCCCGCACGGACGCCCTCGACATGATCGGCCGCATGGGCGACCGCCTCGGTCACGTGCACCTCGCGGACGGCAACGGCTCCGGCAAGGACGAGCACCTGGTCCCCGGCCGCGGCACCCAGCCCTGCGCCGAGCTGCTCGACCACCTCGCCCAGTCCGCCTTCGACGGCCACGTCGTCATCGAGGTCAACACCCGCCGCGCCATGTCCAGCGCCGAGCGCGAGGCCGACCTGGCGGAGGCGCTGGCCTTCACCCGGCTCCACCTCGCGTCCGCCGTGAAGGTGCCCCGCAGGTGA
- a CDS encoding Ppx/GppA phosphatase family protein — MRLGVLDVGSNTVHLLVVDAHPGARPLPAHSHKADLRLAQLLDESGAIGPEGVDKLIETVQGALEAAEDKGVEELLPFATSAVREASNADEVLARVQTETGVELQVLTGAEEARLTFLAARRWFGWSAGKLLVLDIGGGSLEIAYGIDEEPDAAVSLPLGAGRLTAGWLPTDPADPADVRALRRHVRAQIARTVGEFSRFGAPDHVVATSKTFKQLARLTGAARSTDGLYVQRELKRRSLEDWVPRLTAMTADERAELPGVSPGRAGQLLAGALVAEGAMDLFGVETVEICPWALREGVILRRLDQMESE; from the coding sequence ATGAGACTCGGTGTCCTCGACGTGGGTTCGAACACGGTGCATCTGCTGGTGGTGGACGCCCACCCCGGCGCCCGCCCGCTGCCCGCGCATTCGCACAAGGCCGATCTGCGGCTCGCCCAACTGCTCGACGAGAGCGGGGCGATCGGCCCCGAGGGCGTCGACAAACTGATCGAAACGGTCCAGGGCGCCCTGGAGGCCGCCGAGGACAAGGGCGTCGAGGAACTGCTCCCGTTCGCCACGTCGGCCGTGCGCGAGGCGAGCAACGCCGACGAGGTCCTCGCGCGCGTGCAGACCGAGACCGGTGTCGAGCTGCAGGTGCTCACCGGCGCCGAGGAGGCCCGGCTCACCTTCCTGGCCGCCCGCCGCTGGTTCGGCTGGTCCGCGGGCAAGCTCCTCGTCCTGGACATCGGCGGGGGCTCCCTGGAGATCGCGTACGGCATCGACGAGGAGCCCGACGCCGCGGTGTCGCTGCCGCTCGGCGCGGGCCGGCTGACGGCGGGCTGGCTGCCCACCGACCCGGCGGACCCGGCGGACGTCCGGGCCCTGCGCCGTCACGTGCGCGCCCAGATCGCCCGGACCGTCGGCGAGTTCAGCCGCTTCGGCGCTCCCGACCACGTGGTCGCCACGTCCAAGACGTTCAAGCAGCTCGCCCGCCTCACCGGCGCGGCACGCTCCACCGACGGCCTCTACGTCCAGCGCGAACTGAAGCGCCGCTCCCTGGAGGACTGGGTCCCCCGCCTCACCGCCATGACCGCCGACGAACGGGCCGAACTCCCCGGCGTCTCCCCGGGCCGCGCCGGCCAACTCCTCGCCGGCGCCCTGGTCGCCGAGGGCGCCATGGACCTCTTCGGCGTGGAAACAGTGGAAATCTGCCCCTGGGCCCTACGCGAGGGAGTGATCCTCCGCCGCCTGGACCAGATGGAGTCCGAGTAG